From one Drosophila subpulchrella strain 33 F10 #4 breed RU33 chromosome 3L, RU_Dsub_v1.1 Primary Assembly, whole genome shotgun sequence genomic stretch:
- the LOC119553047 gene encoding cationic amino acid transporter 3: MTNLWKALTRRKTDDVNEGESQLARVLNLFDLTALGVGSTLGLGVYVLAGQVAYNIAGPAVTISFLIAAIASAFAGICYAEFAARVPKAGSAYVYSYVTIGEFVAFTIGWNLILEYVIGTASVARGLSGYFDSLIDNNMSKALNESMHIDVDFLGDYPDFLSFGMVLLLAGILAFGAKESSFLNNIFTTVNLVTIAIVLVAGAMNADADNWRIPEKDVPEGFGTGGFMPFGIAGVMAGAAKCFYGFVGFDCIATTGEEAINPKRNIPLSIVVSLIIIFLSYFGVSTVLTMMLPYYLQDKDAPFPHAFDAVGWYTIKWIVTIGAVFALCTSLLGAMFPLPRILYAMGKDGILFKKLSTVHSYTKTPLLATIVSGIFASIMALLFNLDQLVDMMSIGTLLAYTIVAICVLVLRYQDEEMTKLVSVKAPNVFRQFFNGNSFREPNSMTSAITKVGIVVFAIFCLVWCSFQKVFDLDNTGGIVALSLVGLVLILICVVIGMQPVSTIELTFKVPLVPFVPCLSVFANLYLMFQLDLNTWIRFLIWIVIGYVIYFCYGMRNSTQIARARNHAEVAANAMQHQGQHENPAFEPDCKVENGRQPPPYEFSEKL; encoded by the exons ATGACCAACCTGTGGAAGGCACTGACGCGTCGCAAGACCGATGATGTGAATGAAGGCGAGTCCCAGCTGGCGCGGGTCCTGAACCTCTTTGATCTGACGGCCCTGGGAGTGGGCAGTACTCTGGGACTGGGGGTCTACGTCCTGGCCGGCCAGGTGGCCTACAACATAGCCGGGCCAGCGGTTACCATTTCCTTCCTGATTGCGGCCATCGCATCCGCCTTTGCCGGCATCTGCTACGCGGAGTTCGCAGCCCGAGTGCCCAAGGCGGGCAGCGCCTATGTGTACAGCTATGTGACCATCGGGGAGTTCGTGGCCTTCACCATAGGATGGAACCTCATCCTGGAGTACGTTATTGGCACGGCCTCCGTGGCGCGTGGCCTCAGCGGCTACTTCGACTCGCTGATCGACAACAACATGTCGAAGGCTTTGAACGAGTCGATGCACATCGACGTGGACTTCCTGGGCGACTACCCGGACTTTTTGTCTTTCGGCatggtgctgctgctggcggGCATCCTGGCCTTTGGCGCCAAGGAGTCCAGCTTCCTGAACAACATCTTCACCACGGTCAACCTGGTCACCATTGCCATTGTCCTGGTAGCCGGGGCCATGAATGCCGACGCCGACAACTGGCGCATCCCCGAGAAGGATGTCCCCGAGGGCTTCGGCACGGGTGGCTTCATGCCGTTCGGCATTGCGGGAGTGATGGCCGGGGCCGCCAAGTGCTTCTACGGCTTCGTGGGCTTCGACTGCATCGCCACCACGGGCGAGGAGGCCATCAACCCCAAGCGCAACATCCCGCTGTCGATCGTGGTGTCGCTGATCATCATCTTCCTCTCCTACTTCGGTGTGTCCACGGTGCTGACCATGATGCTGCCCTACTATTTGCAGGACAAGGACGCTCCCTTCCCGCACGCCTTCGATGCGGTCGGCTGGTACACCATTAAGTGGATCGTGACCATCGGCGCGGTGTTTGCGCTCTGCACCAGTCTGCTGGGCGCCATGTTCCCCCTGCCCCGCATCCTCTACGCCATGGGCAAGGACGGTATCCTGTTCAAGAAACTATCCACGGTGCACAGCTACACGAAGACCCCGCTCCTGGCCACCATTGTGTCCGGTATCTTTGCAT CGATCATGGCCCTCCTCTTCAACCTGGACCAGCTGGTGGACATGATGTCGATCGGAACCCTGCTCGCCTACACCATCGTGGCAATTTGCGTGCTCGTGCTGCGCTACCAGGACGAGGAGATGACCAAGCTGGTGTCCGTTAAGGCCCCAAACGTGTTCCGGCAGTTCTTCAACGGCAACTCCTTCCGCGAGCCCAACTCGATGACCTCGGCCATCACCAAGGTGGGCATCGTGGTGTTTGCCATCTTTTGCCTCGTGTGGTGCTCCTTCCAGAAGGTCTTCGACTTGGACAACACCGGCGGCATTGTGGCCTTGAGCCTGGTGGGCCTCGTGCTGATCCTCATCTGCGTGGTGATCGGCATGCAGCCGGTGTCGACCATCGAGCTGACCTTCAAGGTGCCTCTGGTGCCGTTCGTGCCCTGCCTCAGCGTGTTCGCGAATCTGTACCTGATGTTCCAGCTGGACCTGAACACGTGGATCCGCTTCCTCATCTGGATCGTGATCGGCTACGTGATCTACTTCTGCTACGGCATGCGGAACTCCACGCAGATAGCCAGGGCACGCAACCACGCCGAGGTGGCGGCCAATGCGATGCAGCACCAGGGCCAGCACGAGAACCCCGCCTTTGAGCCGGACTGCAAGGTGGAAAACGGCCGGCAGCCACCGCCCTACGAGTTTTCCGAGAAGCTGTAG